Proteins encoded within one genomic window of Drosophila willistoni isolate 14030-0811.24 chromosome XL unlocalized genomic scaffold, UCI_dwil_1.1 Seg141, whole genome shotgun sequence:
- the LOC6649130 gene encoding nuclear envelope integral membrane protein 1 produces the protein MFNLWLFLLLPLSINAVTPKADVVFLVPGTTIDITDNAYGSNTLRTYCYQGKRYSLLSLFETLEFQLSIANDDYTEYGGRTPEEVMEHYLEKRSLFSITLFSQKRQRVQLSPFEPQCLGIASRQPYNVNLLHYQVDIWRIAQILLGILIFWSSQHMAKNSVFYYLAGIALGICASVLVTIVMFAKLFPRRPMMYGVIIGGWTIGFYIIKQLMDNLRVILLVYRGYVLWYLVVTGIISFLICYRIGPPRNPRSQNIIKWVLQAIGGALIYFASWHTNAAIFIMVMIFVAHYFPQSLLNYGRSFYRRRFPPQRRLLTKEEYYHQTVNETAKSLAELREYVNSPNCRQWNIMSSLRNPMRFACFANGEPHLFDEEIEDYSRTIEESMREEGAEEFETEDYLQCNMYYRPLANRRSTGLNNTPRRYHDVMMQPYNNVANNNNYNNSQRQQQQQQQQQQQRHPPPQDNSDSDDDNDVYMEQDDGEEEN, from the coding sequence atgtttaaccTGTGGCTATTCTTGCTACTGCCATTAAGCATAAACGCTGTGACACCAAAGGCCGATGTCGTTTTTTTGGTGCCGGGGACAACTATTGATATAACCGACAATGCGTACGGATCGAACACATTAAGAACGTATTGCTATCAGGGCAAACGGTACTCACTGTTGAGCCTATTCGAAACTCTGGAATTCCAACTGTCCATAGCGAATGATGATTACACCGAATACGGGGGACGTACCCCAGAGGAGGTGATGGAGCATTATTTGGAGAAGCGTTCGCTATTCAGCATCACCCTGTTCTCGCAGAAGCGTCAGCGTGTCCAGTTGTCGCCATTTGAGCCGCAATGTCTGGGCATTGCCTCACGACAGCCATACAATGTGAATCTCTTGCATTATCAGGTGGATATATGGCGCATTGCCCAGATACTTTTGGGCATATTGATATTCTGGAGTAGCCAACATATGGCCAAAAATTCGGTATTCTATTATCTGGCCGGCATTGCTCTGGGCATATGTGCATCCGTATTGGTCACTATAGTCATGTTTGCTAAGCTCTTTCCCCGTCGTCCCATGATGTATGGCGTCATCATTGGTGGCTGGACCATTGGCTTCTATATAATTAAGCAATTGATGGACAATTTGAGAGTCATCCTGCTGGTGTATCGTGGGTATGTGCTCTGGTATTTGGTTGTCACCGGCATCATATCGTTTCTCATCTGCTACCGTATTGGTCCGCCACGTAATCCTCGGTCACAGAACATCATCAAATGGGTACTGCAGGCAATTGGCGGTGCTTTGATCTATTTTGCCAGTTGGCATACAAATGCCGCCATTTTCATAATGGTCATGATATTTGTGGCACACTATTTTCCACAATCCTTATTGAACTATGGCCGGAGTTTCTATCGTCGGCGTTTTCCGCCTCAACGACGTTTGCTCACCAAGGAGGAATACTATCATCAGACGGTAAACGAAACGGCCAAATCTCTGGCCGAGCTACGGGAATATGTCAATAGTCCCAATTGCCGGCAATGGAATATAATGAGCTCATTGCGGAATCCCATGCGTTTTGCCTGCTTTGCCAATGGTGAACCGCATTTGTTTGATGAGGAAATTGAAGATTATTCCCGTACCATTGAGGAATCGATGCGTGAGGAGGGCGCCGAGGAGTTCGAAACTGAAGATTATCTACAATGTAATATGTATTATCGTCCATTGGCAAATCGTCGTTCTACTGGCTTAAATAATACGCCAAGACGTTATCATGATGTTATGATGcaaccatataacaatgtcgccaacaacaacaactataatAATAgtcaacgacaacaacaacaacagcagcagcagcaacaacaacgtcaTCCCCCACCACAGGACAATAGCGACAGCGATGACGATAATGATGTGTATATGGAGCAGGATGACGGTGAAGAGGAGAACTAA